Proteins from a single region of Mytilus trossulus isolate FHL-02 chromosome 2, PNRI_Mtr1.1.1.hap1, whole genome shotgun sequence:
- the LOC134708243 gene encoding uncharacterized protein LOC134708243, with protein MIAMFGKCLLLVSCFISIQTSIAVNYSVSTSKEPCQLAFEEDVNNGAKKMVRTDQVLYITIKLTNSSLNMPDSLDQNSDLFHAREWIRISGTHGKGILQLRPNYKIMSLNMLSHNTHHVELRIQVIPQGCMKQFNVTEYELFLRQFLLNHTKDEDEICNVHVGNNSGYAEFYPECCGYDERKEMKCHQVETNPWMAAIDYFTYLVIVLVYLYCPFIIPSSLYDPEFADKSYEHIPDKQLTFTVKKTTSKQWKQNGGNNKSPQSEYIDKSDHTNKPVSFELIRKMKKFKTTIRSLDYHKVYNIKVSKIQLRVGSDELVSTNDVPTGFFKVCYDAIIQCGLRSYREEVKSCCYANIFGSFQPVYPWYKCWRSFMGILLSLAVCTPWIIRVALFYGYENSIRETRQIAAESRNLKIELENNLAYYVTPFHVFFIVCYVLVLGAFFVLGVLSKVLSRDITALVQDMMKPCLVDMTQTYVFTPELFKWSWVVLLKPLTKCGIFGLLIGIFYWVPVVPVVALVFAYYLFPTVYLSVSFVSVFFKIFTHFDFKCKELQDRFWKSITRINDPFSFYMLKPKPHKNEDGETNDNAYHKKDDNYSFMNKTLLRYCNIQLLKITLTITFIIMVMSFFIISIECIIFLIEVSVYTMIGVIVNSSHAMQYISTFSLAYLYYNTCFGGIGKIFLKYNKAVHAILYKENKKQIDRVALEDYKNQKNTAFKTALKSVVQDWRDQVQDWRDQKDEEIEIEMRTDFGIPKLKTNQIILLLDKLDKQYITKKFFFEICKTPDGPGPLVDHIKNAMRRFLTIGIFLVFVTIVVLAFGESYSISFSNQLLASFAGGVVPLILIKAKVLFSEPEVIDEKDLVKKYFYAEDEDYSSKSADADLEGACVTRLDRFRIFFHKIIKNDEKWWNIQDLEVVEHEEIINTAEIDLIVLKNGKKGKKKKSEENLLNGNEKKIPENNEKNNIASWSHVNDICVNMKGL; from the coding sequence TGTCTACATCCAAAGAGCCATGTCAACTTGCATTTGAAGAAGACGTAAACAATGGGGCGAAGAAAATGGTACGAACCGACCAGGTCCTGTACATTACAATCAAGTTGACAAATTCATCACTTAATATGCCTGATTCATTGGATCAGAACAGTGATTTATTCCACGCACGTGAATGGATACGTATATCAGGAACACATGGAAAGGGAATCCTTCAACTACGACCAAACTACAAGATTATGTCTCTTAATATGTTGAGTCATAATACACATCACGTAGAACTAAGAATACAAGTTATTCCACAGGGTTGTATGAAACAGTTTAATGTTACAGAATACGAGTTATTTCTTCGCCAATTTTTACTAAATCATACGAAAGACGAGGACGAAATATGTAATGTTCACGTTGGAAATAATTCTGGTTACGCCGAATTTTATCCCGAATGTTGCGGTTATGATGAAAGAAAGGAGATGAAGTGCCACCAAGTGGAAACGAACCCATGGATGGCAGCTATAGATTACTTTACTTACCTAGTTATCGTTCTTGTTTACTTATACTGTCCATTTATAATTCCGTCCTCATTGTATGATCCGGAATTCGCGGACAAGTCGTATGAACATATCCCAGACAAACAGTTAACATTcacagtaaaaaaaacaacgtcTAAACAGTGGAAACAAAATGGTGGAAACAATAAAAGTCCTCAAAGTGAATATATCGATAAGTCGGATCATACGAATAAACCTGTATCATTTGAGTTGATtcgaaaaatgaaaaagttcaAGACAACAATACGTAGTCTTGACTATCACAAAGTTTACAACATCAAAGTCTCTAAAATACAGTTGAGAGTCGGCTCTGATGAACTGGTTTCTACCAATGATGTGCCGACCGGATTCTTTAAAGTATGTTATGATGCAATAATACAGTGTGGGTTGAGAAGCTATCGAGAAGAAGTGAAAAGTTGCTGCTATGCGAACATTTTCGGCTCCTTTCAACCTGTTTATCCGTGGTACAAATGCTGGCGATCATTCATGGGAATCCTTTTATCACTTGCTGTTTGCACACCGTGGATAATACGGGTAGCCTTGTTTTATGGATACGAAAATAGTATACGGGAAACAAGACAAATAGCGGCCGAGTCTAGAAATCTGAAGATAGAATTGGAGAACAATTTAGCTTATTACGTAACTCCGTTCCATGTCTTTTTCATTGTATGTTATGTACTTGTTCTAGGTGCTTTTTTTGTACTGGGAGTTTTAAGCAAGGTACTGTCCAGGGATATTACTGCACTAGTCCAGGATATGATGAAACCTTGTCTTGTAGATATGACTCAGACTTACGTTTTTACACCTGAATTATTCAAATGGTCATGGGTGGTTTTGTTGAAACCCTTGACAAAATGTGGAATTTTCGGTCTCCTAATTGGAATTTTTTACTGGGTTCCAGTGGTTCCAGTAGTGGCATTAGTTTTTGCTTATTACTTATTCCCGACTGTGTATTTGTCAGTGTCGTTTGTAtcggtttttttcaaaatttttacacACTTTGATTTCAAATGTAAAGAATTGCAAGACAGATTTTGGAAAAGTATTACACGTATTAACGATCCGTTCTCCTTTTACATGCTTAAACCTAAACCACACAAAAATGAAGACGGCGAAACCAACGATAACGCATACCATAAGAAGGATGATAACTATTCATTTATGAATAAGACATTATTGAGGTATtgtaatatacaattattgaagATAACTTTGACTATTACCTTTATTATAATGGtaatgtcattttttataataagcATTGAATGCATCATTTTTCTCATAGAGGTATCTGTGTATACTATGATCGGAGTGATTGTGAATTCTTCCCATGCTATGCAgtatatttcaactttttcattAGCCTATTTGTATTACAATACGTGTTTTGGTGGAATAGGCAAAATCTTTCTCAAATACAACAAAGCCGTACATGCCATTTTATATAaggaaaacaagaaacaaatagaTAGAGTGGCACTAGAAGACTACAAGAACCAGAAAAACACTGCATTTAAGACTGCGCTTAAATCTGTGGTTCAAGATTGGAGGGACCAGGTTCAAGATTGGAGGGACCAGAAAGATGaagaaatagaaatagaaatgaGAACGGACTTCGGAATaccaaaattgaaaacaaaccaGATCATATTACTTTTAGACAAGCttgataaacaatatattacCAAGAAATTTTTCTTCGAAATTTGCAAAACTCCCGATGGTCCTGGACCTCTGGTTGATCATATTAAAAATGCAATGAGACGTTTTCTGACCATTGGAATATTCTTGGTGTTCGTTACGATTGTAGTTTTAGCCTTTGGTGAATCGTACAGCATATCTTTCTCTAATCAGCTGTTGGCCTCATTTGCCGGTGGAGTTGTACCGTTAATTCTAATCAAAGCAAAGGTTCTCTTCTCGGAACCGGAAGTAATTGACGAAAAAGatcttgtaaaaaaatatttttacgcTGAAGATGAAGATTATTCATCAAAAAGTGCAGACGCGGATCTAGAAGGTGCCTGTGTAACTAGGCTTGAtcgttttagaattttttttcataaaataataaaaaacgaTGAAAAGTGGTGGAATATACAGGACTTGGAAGTTGTTGAACATGAAGAAATAATTAATACAGCAGAAATTGACTTGATAGTTTTGAAAAACggcaaaaaaggtaaaaaaaaaaaaagcgaaGAAAATCTCTTgaatggaaatgaaaaaaagatacctgaaaacaatgaaaagaaCAACATTGCCAGTTGGTCACATGTTAATGATATTTGTGTAAACATGAAAGGATTGTGA